Part of the Triticum urartu cultivar G1812 chromosome 2, Tu2.1, whole genome shotgun sequence genome, ACGGCGAGGATCTCGTCGGGATGGACAAAGGGCCGGCGCTAGAGCTTATAGCAAGAAGACGCCATCCACATCGATCGCGTGGCGGCATAAGCAGCTAGCGGGAGCTAGCAGAGGCATCGTgctggggaacgcagtatttcaaaaaaattacctacgatcacgcaagatctatctaggagatgcatagcaacgagcggggagagtgtgtccacgtaccctcatagaccgaaagcggaagcatttagtaacgcggttgatgtagtcgaacgtcttcgcgattcaaccaatcctagcaccgaacatacgacacctctatgttcagcacacgttcagctcgatgacgtccctcgagctcctgatccagttgaggacgagggagagtttcgtcagcacgacggtgtgttgacggtgatgacgaagttactggcgcagggcttcgcctaagcactaagacgatataaccgaggtgtgtaactatgaaggggggcaccgcacacggctaagagaagacttggtgtgtctttggggtgcccccctcccacgtatataaaggaggggggaagaggaggccggccctaaggggggcgcgccaaggggggatacctacttggactcccggtccaggTCCCCCCTTTTCCtcttccaactaggagaaggagggaaggaggaagaggggagaaggaaagagaggggggcaccaccccctcctagtccaattcggaccagcccttGGGGGGGGcagccacccttgaggcccttctctcctttccactaaagcccattaaggcccattacttcccccggggggggggggttccggtaacctcccggtactccggaaaatacccgaaacacttcggaaccattccggtgtacgaatataaccttccaatatatcgatatttacctctcgaccatttcgagactcctcgtcatgtctatgatctcatccgcgactccgaacaaacttcggccatcaaatcacataactcataatacaaaccgtcatcaaacgttaaacgtgtgatcctacgggttcgagaactatgtagacatgcccgatacatatctccggtcaataaccaatagcggaacctggatgctcatattggctcctacatattctacgaagatctttatcgatcaaacagcataacaacatacgttgttccctttgtcatcggtatgatacttgcccgagattcgatcgtcggtatcttcatacctagttcaatctcgtcatcgaaaagtctctttactcgttccgtaatgcatcatcccgtaactaactcattagtcacattgcttgcaaggctcatagtgatgtgcattaccgagagggcctagagatacctctccgatacacggagtgacaaatcctaatctcgatctatgccaactcaacaaacaccatcggagacacctgtagatcatctttataatcacccagttacgttgtgacgtttgatagcacacaaggtgttccttcagtattcgggagttgcataatctcatagtcagaggaacatgtataagtcatgaagaaagcaatagcaataaaactaaacgattattatgctaagctaacggatgggtcttgtccatcacatcattctctaatgatgcgattccgttcatcaaatgacaacacatgtctatggttacgaaacttaaccatctttgattaacgaactagtcaagtagaggcatactagggacactctgtttgtctatgtattcacacatgtactaagtttccagttaatacaattctagcatgaataataaacatttatcatgatataagaaaatataaataacaactttattattgcctctagggcatatttccttcacatcgGTAGCTAGCTAGCGCAGGCAGTAGCAACAACAACTAACTCACTAGCTAGCGGCGGCGGGCAGCATCAGCTAGCCCACTCACGCGGCCGCAGCTCGTGGCTCGAGCAACGGGGCAACTCACGGGGCCGTAGCTAGGGTCCGGTGGTTGCCCGTGTTGAGGCATTCTGGCGATGTCGCGCTCATGGAAGACCGTGCCGGGAGCTGAAAGTTCCCTCCCGTcaatcattttttattttttaggtCCCTGTAAAAATTGCCCCCATTCCCATATGTATTACGGAAACGACCCGGAATATGCAGGACCTCGCAAAAAAATCCGGATGGTCGAATATACCGGATCTATTCGGGGTGAAAAAATCGCCGCCATCCCGTAAACTGGAGTTTATTTTGCCAGATCGCCTGGCTTACGAGATCTCCTGGAGATGATCTAATGGCATCTCCAACACCGTCCTCTAAATTACACTCATGTGCCTGGACATGAATACGGGGCCGACCATCCAACCCTGTCTATGAAATGTTTGTCTCTGTTTTTTTCTTATGTCCGAAGCACTCAAAATAATTGTAGGAAATAGCAATAGCACAATTCATTCATAAATAACATGTAAATATCCTAGCGCAACAGTAGTTCAATTATAAATATTACATTCGGATGTTCAACATGTTTTTCAAGTTCATCGATACAAATTCAGTGTTACTTGAGTCCAACATTGCATCAGTATCCGAGAACGTTGGTCATCCAGACATTGTGGCCCTTAAGCTTCATTCAACAATGTACGGGAGTGAATGATCAACCCTTCATTTTGTGGTACATCGCCACAGTGCATTTGAGATATACAACACGATGATTATCAAGTTGTAACATTGAGTGAATCAATGTATTGATCAATATGTAGAGCAATAAAAAGAAAAACTTACAATCCCCATCATTGACGCGCCTGGTGTCCACCTTATCTCCACTTGTGCAATCACGCCGCAATACTTCATGACAGAGTTTGAGATGATGTGCCACCGGCGGGCTAGTGACTTCACGTTGCGATCATGAATCACATGCAAGTTGTAAGGTGCGAAGTGCTTGTGCTCATGAAAGCAAAGAATGCACATTTCGCCAAATCATTGCGCCCCCTTGCTTCATGCACAATAGTCCGCACTTCTTGCTAACCACGTATCACACAGTAACTCACCCTCCATCACCGAAGTACCACCACCATTGTGCTTGCTCCAAAGAAACAAACGAGAACGCAAAAAAAACAAAGTTCAACGACATTTGGTCGAACGCTTGCCGGGCATGGGTGTCCGACATGGATGTCATCGGCAAGGGGTGGATGATACCTGGCTGCGGATGAATCCAGGGTGGACGAAGAATAGTCGAAGGCGGGCAGGCGCATGGGAGGTCGAAAGACGTTCGACAAGGCATGTGTGGTGCCCGAAGTGATACAGTGACAACACCGTTTTTTTTGGAAAAGACGATGCCGGGTTAGGAGTGTGCAGATATAGAGTAAGGGGGGAAGAAACGAAGTGGGAGAAAAGTGGTCCGAGAGAGAGGGGGTTTTAGTGGACCATGAGTGTCGAAGTCCTACACGATGGACATCCGGACTCCTGCAAACATCGCCAAGTTTGTGGCCGGTTTCCGGAAATTCAGACGTGCAGACGCGTGCGTGGACATTTGTTGCACCGTATTGGATGAAACAAATGTTCGAACAGTTCAGTTCAGATGTTTGCGGACCATTTAAGGGACgttgttggagatgccctaatcTCTGGTCTATGGAAGCTTTGCTAGTTTCAAGATCCACCAGCCCAGCCTCTCGAAGGTGTTTCTGGATAGAGCGCGTGCACGTGTTGTGATTGTCAACATAGTAGTGTGTTTCTCAAAAAAGATCGACGTTGTTTATCAATCGAATGGAAAGAGTAGATATTTTCTTGCTTCTGTTCTGAAAATTACACTCATAGATCACGCGTTTATGTTTGTTTAGGACAATACTCTCTCCGGCCCTTTTTGCTCCGCGTATAAGAATTGTCTGAAGTCAAGCTACATAAAGTTTGATcatatttatataaaaaaatattaatgTCCACAATACTAAATTTATGCAATATGAAAACCAAAATCATGACGCATCTAGTGTTGTTGATTTTCATAGTCTGAATATTGGTATTTTTCTCTATAAATTCAATCAAAGTTTACGAGGTTTGACTTTAGATAAATTTTATATGCAAACTAAAAAAAAGAGTACGTAGCCGCCGTTCTCCTGGCTGGTGTGCTTTGGGAAGCAACAAACCTCTGCGTCTGCGGTCGGCGGGTTCGGGCCACCAATCCCAAAGCAGGCAACAGAGCAGCACGGCGCAGATGCGGCGCGCGCATCACATTCCTTCATGCTCACCGGTCACGGGAATAGGTACCCACTCACCCACGGTCTCCTGGGCCCGAGCACCACGGACGGCCGGCGCAGCGTCCGGAATCAAAACGAGAGATTATCTTTTTCCAAACGTAGAAACGTACCCACTTCATCATCAGAAATTAAAAAACGTAGGAAACGTACCTACCTCAAACATTGAAAAACGTAGGAAACGTACCCCGTTAATAATGTTCAAGCGTCCCTAAAAAAATGTTGAAATATCCGACGAGTCAGCGTCGTGAGTCGGATCTCACGTGGAGCGCCGATTCACGGTCATGGGAATCCCCAGAAATATGATAAGCACAGTCGTGATCAATGGAACCGGGCCGGGGCGATGCCCTGTTTTTACTCCATTTTTTATACGAAAAAAAACACATGATAAGCACAGCGAGAGGTATATATGCACACTACTCAAGCGCTCGCATATTTCGGCCCCCAAAAAGTGATGCTCGTACTGCCCACTGTAGCCAGCTTCCATATTCATATGCGTGGGCGGGGGTGGTCCGGCCTCGACTCAGGACGTGATGCGATGCGATGCGTTGCACCGGCCGGGGCCCTTGTCAGTTGTGCTCGTGTGCCGCACGCTGCCTATCACACTGATCCCGAGTTCATTCATCCGATCCACCATATCATGATGCAAGCGTGTGCACGGAACAACATGCCTTATATTGGAAAAGTTGGGGAACAGGGCATCTATAATCACGAAATTTCTGGCCATGTTTTCTTCCAATCACGAAATTTTAGCCATTTCCACCTTCCAATCACAAAAGGATAGAAGTAACGGCAGATGTTGCCAAGATGACGGATTTAGGCATATTATTGTTCAATAAAATGGCCACATGCATCTCCTAGATGCAAAGGCCGGGAGTCATCCTCCTATtctaaaaaaattaaaaaaaattccaCCTCCACTACCAAGGAGAGTTTGATTTTGCATTCAAAATTTCACGTCTTTCGTCTGAGAAGGTAATCAATTCCGCTTCCCCCTTACATGGTGAGTTTGAATCTGCATTCGAACCCTCTTACctccgagaaaaagaataaacAATAGAATGCTCATGTGAATAGAGAGTGCACGTGTGCGTTTAAAGAATGAATGTATGTGCATGTATGTAAGCATCTATGTTTATAGCGTTTTAAAAAAAAGGCACGAGGCAGCGCAGACCTTTCAATTGCAGATCATCTCTACTTACTCCTcgcaaaaacaaaaacaaaatcgTCGCTACttgcaaaaataaataaaaatgatgatcatctcTACTTCCCCGGGGGTCGAACCGAAAAAGATCCCCACCCCGACGGCTATAAAACCAGGAGAGCGCACTCGGCTGTCTCAACACCACAACCGCGCGCCGCGCCACCACACCCGCAGATCCCCGCCGTCGTAAATCTACTTACGTGCTTTGATTGGAGGGTCGCGGTGCGGGGGAGGAAGATGACGGTGGGAGCCGGGATCGCGGTCCAGGAAGACGGCAGCCTGGCGGCGCTGGGGGCCACGGTCCTGACGGAGGTGCGCGACAATGTGCTCGTCACGCCGGCCGCCGGGGGCGGCATGCTCAACGGCGCGTTCCTCGGCGTCCGGTCGGCCCCCGCCGCCAGCCGCAGCGTCTTCCCCGTCGGCAAGCTCAGGTGAGCTGCGCTGTTGGCGTTCTCCGTTGCTCATGCGATTCCTCAGCTCCCTTCAGCTGTTTTGTCTTGTCCGAGCGGTGTTCTGTCATTTGTTTAACGATTAGAAGCGTGTCTTATCTGATGTCTGCCATGTGCAAGGATCTAGATTCAGACAAAATGATTCTGTTGGAGTGCAATGAACCACTATGCAGTAGTACTGCAGTTTGCAATCTTGTCTTCTCTTGACTTTTTGTAAACAGGAGTAACTCCTGAAAGGTAAAACTTTCAGATGTTCGGTAAAAGTTTCCACACTTTTTTtaaaaaacagaaagaaaaatcTCGATACTCCACCAAattagtactccctctgtcccaaaataagtatctcaactttgtactaactctagtacaaagttgtactaagcttgagacacttattttgtgACGGAGGAATATATGTGAAAAAAGATGTGTTTCACTTTAATTCAAAATTACTGTTCAAGAAGAGTAGTTGGGAACTGTTTTTTTGTTGTTGATGTTGATGAAAGGAAATCCTCAACTCAGTAATAACGTTTTGGGTCCTACCATTACAGTTATTTTCCCCTGAAATAGAAAGTAAACAACCAAGGACCCTTGGGTGGCAAAAATGAATTCTTGGTATTTATGTTACTATAGTTAACTCATACTAAAGATTACAGAATTGGCTGAACTGAAAGAATATGTGGCATGCTGGTGTTTCAGGGACCTGCGATTCATGTGCACGTTCAGGTTCAAGATGTGGTGGATGACACAGAGGATGGGCTCGTCGGGCCGCGACATCCCCGCCGAGACGCAGTTCCTGATCGTCGAGGCCGCCGACGGCGCCGGAGACGAGCAATCCGCGGTGTACACCGTCTTCCTCCCGATCCTGGAGGGCTCATTCCGAGCTGTACTCCAGGGGAACGAAAATAATGAGCTGGAAATTTGCTTGGAGAGTGGTAATTCAGACAATCATGGAAACTTTTCTCCATTGACTTGAGCACAGTTGTTTCATGATGTATAATAGTActcttgtttttctttttcttttttgcagGTGATCCAGCCGTAGAATCATTTGAAGGCACCCATCTAGTTTTCGTCGGTGTGGGATCAGATCCGTTTGAGGTCATCACAAATGCTGTCAAGTATGCCAATATTTTCTGTAATTAATCTTCTATTTTAGTACCCTACACTTCTCTTGATCAAATACACCAACTGCTTTCCATGAATGCACTGCTTTCTCACTGACATCACATGAGTTGTCCTTTTGCAGAGCAGTTGAGAGGCACCTGCAGACATTCTCTCACAGGGAAAAAAAGAAGGTACCTTCCTGTAGTAGTACACAGTATCGTATGCATTTTTGCATCCTTGCTATTTCAGTGCCTCTAAAACTCTCACCTTGCTGCAGATGCCAGACATGCTAAACTGGTTTGGCTGGTGCACATGGGATGCATTTTACACTGATGTTACCGCTGAAGGAGTGAAGGAAGGACTAAGGAGGTGTCTTTCTGATCTCGTATATTTCCGCCGATACTATGCTTACCATATGAGAATCATACTGAAATTCCATAatgtatttttgtatttttccCCCCAGTTTTGAAAAAGGTGGAACAGCTCCAAAGTTTGTCATAATCGATGATGGGTGGCAATCGGTCAGTATGGACCCTGCTGGAAGTGCATTCGTATCTGATAATGCAGCCAAGTAAGCAGCCAAGAAGAATTTATTTCTCAATCTTTACCTGTCTTGCAGTCGCGATCACTGATATTTGTTTGTCCTGTATCTATAGCTTCGCAAACAGATTATATGATATCAAGGAGAACCACAAATTTCAGAAAAATGGGAGGAAGGGTCACAGGGAAGAAGATCCAGCAAATGGCCTCGCGCATATTGTCAGTGAAATTAAGGGGAAACATGAGCTGAAGTATGATGACACTTGTTTGTTTGTTGCCTCGTACAGCATGATAAATTTGTGTCAGTTCTCATCTTTAATACTTCTCATGCCAAAATTCAGGTACGTTTATGTATGGCATGCGATTACCGGGTATTGGGGTGGCGTAAGGCCTGGTGCCGACGGGATGGAGCATTACCAATCAAAGATGCAATACCCTGTGCCATCACCAGGAGTCCAGAAGAACGAACCCTGCGAGGCCTTCAACAGCATAGCAGATAACGGCCTTGGCCTTGTGGACCCTGACAAAGCATTCAGCTTCTACAATGAGCTCCATTCATATCTTGCATCTGCCGGGGTCGACGGCGTGAAAGTAGACGTGCAGAACATTCTCGAGGCGCTAGGCGGTGGCCATGGTGGGAGAGTGTGTCTGTCTAGGAAGTACCAGCAGGCTCTAGAAGCTTCCATCACACGGAATTTCCACGATAACGGTATAATATGTTGCATGAGCCACAACACTGATAACTTATACAGGTACGCTTTTTTTGCTATTGAACTACATATACTCACTCAAGCTTGGTGCAATTGCCTGAAAATATACGGTTGATCTTTGCCACAGTTCAAAAAGAAACGCGGTTGTGAGAGCCTCTGATGATTTCTGGCCTAGAGACCCAGCTTCACATACCATACACATCGCTTCTGTCGCGTACAATACTGTTTTTCTTGGAGAGTTCATGCAGCCGGACTGGGACATGTTCCATGTGAGTGAGAATCACTGCTCTGTTCTGCTCTCTTGCTTACTACTCTTGATCATGTAGTGCCTGAACTTGTAAGCTTCTTTTCATTGTCGTGCTGACAGAGCGTTCACCCAATGGCGGAATATCACGCTGCGGCGCGGGCAGT contains:
- the LOC125536603 gene encoding probable galactinol--sucrose galactosyltransferase 1; translation: MTVGAGIAVQEDGSLAALGATVLTEVRDNVLVTPAAGGGMLNGAFLGVRSAPAASRSVFPVGKLRDLRFMCTFRFKMWWMTQRMGSSGRDIPAETQFLIVEAADGAGDEQSAVYTVFLPILEGSFRAVLQGNENNELEICLESGDPAVESFEGTHLVFVGVGSDPFEVITNAVKAVERHLQTFSHREKKKMPDMLNWFGWCTWDAFYTDVTAEGVKEGLRSFEKGGTAPKFVIIDDGWQSVSMDPAGSAFVSDNAANFANRLYDIKENHKFQKNGRKGHREEDPANGLAHIVSEIKGKHELKYVYVWHAITGYWGGVRPGADGMEHYQSKMQYPVPSPGVQKNEPCEAFNSIADNGLGLVDPDKAFSFYNELHSYLASAGVDGVKVDVQNILEALGGGHGGRVCLSRKYQQALEASITRNFHDNGIICCMSHNTDNLYSSKRNAVVRASDDFWPRDPASHTIHIASVAYNTVFLGEFMQPDWDMFHSVHPMAEYHAAARAVGGCAIYVSDKPGNHDFDLLRKLVLPDGSILRAKLPGRPTGDCLFSDPARDGKSILKIWNLNAHSGVIGAFNCQGAGWCREGKKNVIHDVQPGTITGAVRGRDVSRLLEVAGDGWNGDVVVYSHVAGEVTVLPKDAALPVTLKPREYEVFTVVPLKRLPNGASFAPIGLIGMFNSGGAVTEVRHGGDAGVEVKVRGAGTVGAYSSARPKRVAVDSEAVGFSYNDGSGLATFEVGVPERELYSWTVSIEY